In Terriglobus aquaticus, the genomic window TCGGCATCATCCACGACGGCAGCGGGCAGTTGCGGCCGCTGGGTGGAGCGGAGCGCAATGTGTGGGAGCGGGTCCGCGGTCTGACGCGACGCAGCTATACGCGTTTCAACAAGTTTCAGGAAGCGATCGCGAACGGCGAGCCGAACGACTGGCGCTGCCGGGCGGGTTCGCGCTACCTGTATGTGTGCGAGAACGGCTTGGTGCACTACTGCTCGCAGCAGCGCGGCTACCCGGGCGTTCCTCTGGCGCAGTACACCACCGCCGACGTAAAGCGCGAGTTCCTGACGGAAAAGGGATGCGCGCCCAATTGCACCATCTCGTGCGTGCACCAGGTGAGTTACATCGATCACTGGCGCGCACCGCAGCACGCCGATCCGGCTCCTCCGCGCGCGCAAAGCGGGCACGGAGCAGGGCGGCCTTCCGGGCCGGCCGACCTCGTTCAGATCACCTAGCGCACCTGACCGATTCGCACGGATGCAGTCTGAAAAAGCAACTCCGTGTTGCTGGACTGAGTGGCGTCCCGGGCTCCCCCTGCATCGAATCAAGCAGGAGATTGTATGAGCTTCAATCGCGTTCGACCTCTTCTGTTGTGTGCCCTGATGTGTGGCATGGTTGCCGTTCCCGTACGGGTGCTGGCCCAAACCCCGCAGGCTGCGAGTTCCGATGCCAACGCTCCCGTGACCTCGAAGGGTCAGGAAGACTCGCTGAAGAACGAGGAAAAGGCCAACAAGCAGCGCGCCAAGGCGGCCAAGGAGCAGCGCAAGGCGTTGCGGGCCCAGGACAAGGCAGCGAAGGCCGAAAAGAAGGCGGGCGTAAGTCCGGCAGCGACCACTACGCCACAGTAGGTCGTGGCGCGTTTCGCCGATGTGCGCGGAACGAGGTGGTAGCGGCCCGGTCTGGGACTGCGCTGCTACGTTGGCGTTCCGTATGTCTTGATCGACAAGCAAGGAGAAACTCGATGCGAATGATTCAGGGACTAGCGGTGGTTTCGCTACTGGTGGGAATGAGTGCGCCGGTGGTGGCGCAAATGGCCTCGCAGGACACGGCTGCATCCCGCGACCAATTGAAAGCGGACTCGCACGCCAGCAAGAAGGCCTCAAAAGCCGACAAGGAACAGGCCAAGGCGGACAAGAAGCAGCGCAAGGCGCTGGGAACGCACGAGCAGAAGGAAGCAGACAAGGCACAGGACAAGGCCGACAAGAAGGCCGCCGAAGTTCCGCAATAAACCTGGGACAGTAAAAGTCGAAACGGCACGCCGCAGGCGTGCCGTTCAGTTTTAAGCTACTTGCTTCGTACTACTTGTGGGTGGTGCGGGCCACGGTATGGACGGCGGCGGGAGCGGAGTTGTGAGTCTGCTTCAGAGCGGCGTCTATGACCGGGAACAGACGGTTCGGATCGGCGCCACCGGTCTCGTTGCCGCTGATGGTCTCGTAGTGGCCATTGTTCTCCACCACAAAAATTGTCGGGGTGCGAGTGACGTTCAGGCGGAGACCCACGCCGTAGTCGGCCTTGACCTCTCCGGCGAGCTTACCGCCCGGATCGACGACGAACGGCATCGCCTGTCCATGCTTCTGCATGAACTGCTTGGTGAAGTTCTGCAGGTCGTCCTTGCTGGCGATGCTGATCTGGTTGCGGAAGACCTGGGTGCGGTACTCGTCCGCTAGGGCGGGGTTGACCTTGTCCTGCAGGTAGCGGGCAAACACGGCCGCCTCAAAGCTCCACACGTGCATCTGCAGCGGGAAGTCGTAGCGGACGATGGGCACGTGGTACTGCTGAGCCGCCTGCAGCTCGATCGGGTGGGCGGCGGCGCAGGCCGGGCATTCCAGATCTTCGAAGACGACCACGGCGACACGCTGGCCGGCGGGCGGCTTCAGCATGCTCGTGTCTTTGAAGTGGCCGTCGCTGGCGGGCCCCAGAATTTGGGCGTGGGCGGCGGCAAAAGGAAGGCTGAGCGCCCCGGCAACAAGCGCAGCGGCAAAACGACGGTTCATGCAGACTCCCGGCCGGCGAATAAGCACGTGGCGGCCTCTTCTGATTCTAGACGCAGCCGAGTGCCGGTGGTTAGGGCGCGGCGGCACGGGTTCCGGTCAGAAATCCGCAACCGGCTCTCTCCCGCTGGAATCCAATCCGAGAGATGACTCGAGGGGAACGAACCAAGCTGCCTACGCAGCACCAATCGCCGGTGCGCGCGCGTGCAGCCGTGCCGCTGTTATGTTGTGCGCTGCTGACCGGTGTGGCGGCAGCGCAGGATACGGCGCAGCCCGCGCCGTTCAACGCTCAGACCACGACCGTGGGACAGGCCAACCAGGCTCCGCTGCCGGTGGCTCCGCCCGCTGCCCCAGCGATTCAGACCGCCCAACGGACCCTGCGGCAGCCCCCGATCGCGGCGGCGCCGGACCTACCATTTGAGCCACAGCCGCAGCAGCCATCACTCCTGGTGACGCAGGGGCTGGCGGGCGCGGCGCCACGCGACCTTGGACACGGCGTCAAAACTCCGGTCTCGACCGGATCGCCGATCAATCTTTCGCTCGCCGACGCTGTGAACTTGGGGCTGGAGCGGTCGTTGCGCATAAGTGTGGATCAGCAGCGCGAGCGACAGGTGGCCGGCCTGCGGTCGGTGGCCTTCAACGCCCTTATCCCAACCCTCACCGCGGTGGGCCGGACCAGCACCCAGCAGGTAAACCTGGCGGCGATGGGCTTCAGCCCGGCCGCGGTGCAGCCGCTCCTGCCGCCCGGAACGCCCCCGCTGCAGACTATCGTGCGATACGACGTGACCAGCGCCCAGTTGAACCTGAATCAGCAGCTCTTCAACCTGCCCGCGTACGAGGTGTACAAAGCCGCACGCGAGCAGGCGAAGATCGCAACACTACAGACCTACTCCGACCGCGGCGAGATTGTGCAGGACGTCGCCACCCAGTATCTGCGGGTACTGGCGGATGAAGCTTCGATCCGCGACGCCGAGGGCCAACTGGTAAGCGACCGCGAGCTGGAGCGGCAGGCGCAGGCGCGCAAGGACGCGGGCACCGGCACCAACCTGGACCTCTTGCGCGCACGAGTAACTCGGCAGCAGCGTGAGCAGCAGCTGGTGCAGTTGCGCAACAGCCTTGATAAAGACAAGATCCAGTTGAACCGGAACATGGGACTGGCGGCTGATCAGCCGCTGGTGCTGACCGATCCTGTGCCCTACCACGAACTGGACGCGCTGCCGCTGGAGACCGCACGGCAGGTGGCGTACAAGCGGCGCAAAGATCTGCTTGGGCTGGAGGCGCAGTTGCGCTCGGCTGAGCTGCAGCGCAAAGCGATCGCCTATGAGCGGCTGCCGGCTGCGACGCTGGGCGGATACTACGGCGTAATCGGGCAGACGCATGGGCTGTACCACGGCGACTTCGTGGCGCAGGGCGGCATCAACTTCCCGATTTTCGAGGAAGCTCGCATCCGCGGCGATCGTGAGGTGGCCGATTCGCAATTGACACGGCTCCGGGCGCAGATTCGAAGCGTTCGCGCCGACATCGATCAGCAGATCCGGTCGAGCATGCTGGACGTACAAACGGCGGACGACCTTGTCAAGGCGGCCACAAGCAACGTGAACCTGGCGGCTGAGGCCCTGAGCGACGCTCAGCAGCGGTACCGGGCGGGCGTGGACGACACATTGCCCGTGGTGCGGGCGCAAGCCACGCTGGTGAATGCGCAGTCTCAACTGGTGAATGCGTTGTTTCAGTTCAACCAGGCAAAGCTGCAACTCGCCCGGAACACGGGCGTCCTGGAATCGCAGTACGACAGCTACCTGAACCAGTAACGCCGTCGCTGCGCCTAACCGCGTTCTGGCGTGTGACACCATAGACGGAGCGATGTCCGCAGCGGAGCCTCGACAACCCGGAGCGCAGTCGGCGTTTGCATCGCCATCGTTTCGCAACTACCAGGTGGCGCGCTTTCTGGTGATCTTGGGCGCCGAGGCGCAATCGGTCGCCGTGGCGTGGCAGATTTACCAGCTCACGCATTCGGCACTGCTGCTCGGATCCACGGGGCTGGCGCTGTTCCTGCCCAGCATCCTGTTTGTACTGCCGGCGGGGCACACGGCGGACCGGTACGACCGCAAGCGGGTGATCCTCACGTGTTACGGTCTGCAACTGGTTTGCAGCGCGGCACTGTTCGCCATCAGTTACATGGGTCTGCGCAGCATCATCACGATCTACGTCCTGCTGTTCTTCATCGGGGTGGGACGGGCCTTCTCGGGGCCGGCTGCGTCGGCGATCCTGCCGCAACTGGTTCCTAAGGAAAGCTTCGTCAATGCGATGACCTGGGGCTCGGCGGTCTTCCAGACGGCGAACATCAGCGGACCCGCGCTAGGTGGCTTGCTGTTCACGATTGCGCTGCACGGCCAGGCAGCGCGGCTGAACGGAGCGCCACTGGTGTACCTGGTTACGATCGTGATGCTCGTGGGATTCCTGGGGCTGGTGAGCACGCTGCAACCCCGCCGGGAAGCGACGGAGAAGAAGGCGTTCACGCTCGAAGCGATGCTGGTCGGCATGCGCTATGTGAAGCAGGCGCGGCTTTTGCTGGGGTCGATTTCGCTGGACATGTTCGCGGTGCTGCTGGGCGGTGCCGTGTCGCTGATGCCGATCTTTGCGCAGGACATCCTGCACGCCGGAGCGCGCGGGTTGGGCGTGCTGCGCGCCGCGCCGGCGGTGGGTGCGCTGATCATGTCGGTCACGCTGGCGAAGTTCCCCATCAAGCGGAACGCGGGCAAGCTGATGCTGGTGTGCGTGGGCATCTTCGGTGCCGCTACGGTAGGTTTTGGCCTGTCGAAATCGATTCCGTTTTCGCTGGTGATGCTGGTGATCATCGGAGCGACGGACAACGTCTCAGTCATCGTGCGGTCGTCAATACTGCAGCTTGGAACGCCGCCGCAGATGCGCGGGCGCGTGTCTGCGGTGAATGCGATCTTCCTGGGGACCAGCAACGAGTTCGGCGAGTTCGAAAGCGGCGTCACGGCGCAATGGTTGGGAGCCGTGCGAGCCGTGGTCCTCGGCGGCATCGGATCCATGATGGTGACAGGCTTGTGGGCGGTGTTCTTTCCACCGCTGCGCAAGGTGAATACGCTGACGACGGAAGAG contains:
- a CDS encoding DsbA family protein codes for the protein MNRRFAAALVAGALSLPFAAAHAQILGPASDGHFKDTSMLKPPAGQRVAVVVFEDLECPACAAAHPIELQAAQQYHVPIVRYDFPLQMHVWSFEAAVFARYLQDKVNPALADEYRTQVFRNQISIASKDDLQNFTKQFMQKHGQAMPFVVDPGGKLAGEVKADYGVGLRLNVTRTPTIFVVENNGHYETISGNETGGADPNRLFPVIDAALKQTHNSAPAAVHTVARTTHK
- a CDS encoding TolC family protein — encoded protein: MTRGERTKLPTQHQSPVRARAAVPLLCCALLTGVAAAQDTAQPAPFNAQTTTVGQANQAPLPVAPPAAPAIQTAQRTLRQPPIAAAPDLPFEPQPQQPSLLVTQGLAGAAPRDLGHGVKTPVSTGSPINLSLADAVNLGLERSLRISVDQQRERQVAGLRSVAFNALIPTLTAVGRTSTQQVNLAAMGFSPAAVQPLLPPGTPPLQTIVRYDVTSAQLNLNQQLFNLPAYEVYKAAREQAKIATLQTYSDRGEIVQDVATQYLRVLADEASIRDAEGQLVSDRELERQAQARKDAGTGTNLDLLRARVTRQQREQQLVQLRNSLDKDKIQLNRNMGLAADQPLVLTDPVPYHELDALPLETARQVAYKRRKDLLGLEAQLRSAELQRKAIAYERLPAATLGGYYGVIGQTHGLYHGDFVAQGGINFPIFEEARIRGDREVADSQLTRLRAQIRSVRADIDQQIRSSMLDVQTADDLVKAATSNVNLAAEALSDAQQRYRAGVDDTLPVVRAQATLVNAQSQLVNALFQFNQAKLQLARNTGVLESQYDSYLNQ
- a CDS encoding MFS transporter; amino-acid sequence: MSAAEPRQPGAQSAFASPSFRNYQVARFLVILGAEAQSVAVAWQIYQLTHSALLLGSTGLALFLPSILFVLPAGHTADRYDRKRVILTCYGLQLVCSAALFAISYMGLRSIITIYVLLFFIGVGRAFSGPAASAILPQLVPKESFVNAMTWGSAVFQTANISGPALGGLLFTIALHGQAARLNGAPLVYLVTIVMLVGFLGLVSTLQPRREATEKKAFTLEAMLVGMRYVKQARLLLGSISLDMFAVLLGGAVSLMPIFAQDILHAGARGLGVLRAAPAVGALIMSVTLAKFPIKRNAGKLMLVCVGIFGAATVGFGLSKSIPFSLVMLVIIGATDNVSVIVRSSILQLGTPPQMRGRVSAVNAIFLGTSNEFGEFESGVTAQWLGAVRAVVLGGIGSMMVTGLWAVFFPPLRKVNTLTTEELLAANATSVSEPIN